Part of the Cryptosporangium arvum DSM 44712 genome, GGAAGGTCGCGGTGTGGGCGATCCCGCTGCCGATCCTCGCGAACTCGTTCGGGTGGATCTTCACCGAGATGGGCCGTCAGCCGTGGGTCGTGCACGGGCTGCTGCGCACCGCCGACGGTGTCTCGCCGAACGTCCCCGCGGCCACGATCGCGACGTCGCTCACCGTCTTCACGCTGCTCTACGGCGCGCTCGCCGTGGTGGAGTTCGGGCTGATGGCGAAGTACGCGAAGGCCGGGCCCGACGAAGCCGCCGCCCCTGACGACGCCGAGCGCCCCGTCGCGTTCGCCTACTGAGGACGTTTCCCGTGGAACTCACCACCGTCTGGTTCCTGCTGATCGCCGTGCTCTGGACCGGCTACTTCTTCCTCGAGGGGTTCGACTTCGGCGTCGGCATGCTGTTACCGATCCTCGGGCGGGACGACACCGAGCGCCGCGTGCTCATCAACACGATCGGCCCGGTCTGGGACGGCAACGAGGTCTGGCTGCTGGTCGCCGGCGGCGCCACGTTCGCCGCGTTCCCCGAGTGGTACGCGACGCTCTTCAGCGGCTTCTACCTGCCGCTGCTGATCATCCTCGTGGCGCTGATCGTCCGCGGTGTCGCGTTCGAGTACCGGGGCAAGCGGGCCTCCGCCCGGTGGAAGCGCGCCTGGGACGTCGGCATCGTCGCCGGCTCGTTCGTGCCCGCGCTGCTGTGGGGCGTCGCGTTCGCGAACATCGTCCGCGGTGTGCCGATCGACGCTCGAGCCGAGTACACCGGCACGTTCTTCACGCTGCTCAACCCGTACGCCCTGCTCGGCGGCCTGGCCACGCTGACGCTGTTCGGTTTGCACGGCACCGTGTTCGTCGCGTTGAAGACCCACGGCGAGATCCGTGAGCGCGCCCGGTCGCTCGCCGTCCGGGTCGCGGCGGCCACGATCGTCATCGGGGCGGCATTCCTGCTCTGGACGCAGGTCACGGTCGGCAAGCCGGTCACCTGGGCCACCGTCGTCGGCGCGGCGGTCGCGTTGGTCGCCACCGTGGTGGCGATCCGGGCCGGCCGGGAGGGCTGGGCGTTCCTGGCCAGCGGCGCCGCGATCGTGCTCGCGGTCGTCACGCTGTTCACCGCGCTGTTCCCGAACGTGATGCCCTCGACCACCGCCGACACCTACAGCCTGACGACGACGAACGCGTCCTCGACGCCGTACACGCTGGAGATCATGACCTGGGTCGCGGCGATCTTCACACCGCTCGTCGTGCTGTACCAGAGCTGGTCGTACTGGGTCTTCCGGAAGCGGATCGGCACCGCCGACATCCCTGTGGCCTGAATTACATCCATGGAATTCGAACCCTCCGAGCCGGGGCCCCGTTCTCTTTCCGTGGACTTGTCGGAGAGAACGCTACGGCTGGAGAACGTCAGGGACGGTGTCTCGTTCGAGGTCCGGCCACGGCGGGTCACCGCGCTGTTCGGCTCCGACGACGCGTCGAACCTGCTGACCGTCGCACTCGGTCTGGTGCGGCCCGAGCAGGGGCGGGTCACGGTCGACGGCGTCGATCTGGACGATCTCGACCCTTCGGCCTGGTGGTCCGAGGTCGCCTGGGTGCCGCGGCGGCCGGCGCTGGTCGCCGGTTCGATCGCGGAGAACATTCGGATGGGGTGGTCGGCGACCGACGCCGAGGTCGCGGACGCGGCGCGTGCGGCCGGTCTCGACGGGACGCTCGACGCGGTGGTCGGCGAGGACACCCGGGCCGACGACCGGCGTCAAAGGATCGGGCTCGCGCGGGTGTTCCTGCGTAACTCCGCCGTCGTGCTGCTCGACGAGCCGACGGCGATGCTCGACGCCGACGGCGAGGAAGCGCTCGCGGTGCTGCGCCGGCTGGTGGCCGGGCGGACCGTGCTGCTGGCCGTGCACCGGCCCGCCCTGCTGGCCATCGCCGACGTCGTCATCGCGGTGCCCGCGCTCGTGCCGGCCTAGGGTCTGTTCCGAACGGGGCCTAGTGCAGCCGGTCGCGCCACTGACGTTCGAACAGCAGCCACTCGCGGGTCCAATCGGCGTCGCGCCGCTCGTCCAGGCGGCCACGGCCCCACTGGTAGAGGCCCCAGATCATCAAACCGAACATGCTGACGCAGCCGAGCACCGTCGCTCCGGCCCGGAACCGCAGGTCGGCGGGTTCGACCGGGGGCCGCACCGGCGCGTAGTCCGCGTCCATCCACACCTCGACCGACGCGCCGCCGAGCGCACCGGCCGGTGCCCCGAACACGTTGCCGGTCCGCATCGTGCCGTCGGGGAGCGTCCAGGTGGCCGGCACGCCGGGCCCCCGCGCGGGCGGCACCGAGCCGACCGGGGTGCGTCCGCCCGGGGTCTCGGAGAGCAGCACGACCGGCACCTGACGCAGGTGCGACCGCACGGCGGTGGCCTCGTCCAGGCCCCGGTGGTAGGTGCCGAGGACGACCAGGAACGAGATCACCGACACCGCGAGGACGGCCAGCGACGAGAGGATTCTGAGCGTGCGCTCCAGCCGATCGACCCGGCGCCGCAGCGGGCTCCTGGTCAGCCCGAGCGACCGCACCGCACGGCGGCCGAGCGTGTACTTCGGCTGGCGCATCGATGGTTCTCCTTGCCGGTGTCCGGACCCTCCGTCAGCTAGACGACGCGAGCGTGGGGTCCCGTTCATTCAGGCGTCGAACGGCACCGTCCAGTGCAGACGCGCGACGTTCGTCAGCGCCTCGCCGCGCAGTCCGCTGGGCCGGTCGACCGGTCGGCCGGACCCCACCGCCAGCGCGGCCTGCCCGGCGAACGCCTGCACCATCCGGACGCCGGCGTCCCCGAACGGCTTCCCGCCGGGCCCGCGAACCACCGCGATCAGGCCGAGCAGGTGCCCACCGGCCACCGGCGGCACGAGTACCGCCGGACCGTCGAACGGGTTCGGAGTCTCCTCGGGGGAGAGGGGGCGGCTCCCGGCGGCCAGCGGGTACCGCGCGCGCTGGGTGTGTCGAGCGCGGCGGCGATCGTCTCGTCGAGCCGGTAACGGTGGCCGGTGACCGGCTCCATCAGCCCGGAGCCTTGGCCGCTCTCGCGGGAGCAGGAGCAGCGCGGAGTCCGCGTGCGCGATCTCGGTGGCCTCGGCCGTGATCAGCGCGGCCGTCCCGGTCGTGTCCGCACCCCGCAGCAGCGCGGCCGTGACGTCGGTGGACGCGGTGAGCCACTGCTCGGGCCGGTGGGTGGTGGGGCGGGCTCAGGTCGCTGGCGATCGACACCACGGCGTCGAGCAGCCGGTGCAGCCGTCCGAGTGGAACGTCGGCCACGATTCGGGACTTTAGCCCGTGTCGGGAACGCGCCGAACGTCCTAGCGTGAAGGGGTGATCAGGGTCTATCTCCTCGACGACCACGAGGTCGTCCGTCGTGGTCTGGCCGCGCTCCTGGAATCCAGCGGTGACATCGAGGTGATCGGGGAGTCCGGCTCCGCACCCGAGGCCACCCGGCGGATCCCCGCGCTGCGCCCGGACGTCGCCGTGCTCGACGCCCGCCTCCCCGACGGCAACGGCATCGACGTCTGCCGTGACGTCCGGTCGGCCGACCCGTCGATCAAAGCCCTGATCCTCACCTCGTACCAGGACGACGAGGCCCTGTTCAGCGCGATCATGGCCGGAGCCGCCGGCTACGTGCTCAAGCAGATCCGCGGCACCGACCTGGTCGACGCGATCCGGCGGGTCGCGGCCGGGCAGAGCCTGCTCGACCCCGCGGTGACCCAGCAGGTGCTCACCCGGATCCGCGACGGCCACGACGACCAGCCGCCGGAGCTGGCCCGGCTCACCGGGCAGGAGCGGCGGATCCTCGAGCTGATCGCGCAGGGGCTGACCAACCGGCAGATCGGCGACGAGATGTTCCTGGCCGAGAAGACGGTCAAGAACTACGTCTCCAGCCTGCTGTCGAAGCTCGGGCTCGAACGCCGCACCCAGGCCGCGATCCTCGCGACCAAGCTGCTCGCGAACTAGCCACCGCGGCAGGCCGGGAGGGGGGAGTTTCGGCCGGCCGCGGTGGAACCCGGTTCGGGTAACTCGGATACGTGCGCACTTGGTTGCGGGTTCACGACTTACCTAGTTACTACACAGGTATGTAGTAATAATGGGAAGTAGTTGAACGCTAAAGGAGATGCGCCGTGCCCACCGAGATCAACGGGCTGCCTGCCCACGTATTACTCGTCCACTTCGTCGTCGTGATGATCCCGATCACCGCGCTGATGCTCGTCGCGAGCGCCTTCTGGCCGAACGCGCGCCACCGCATCGGCGTCGTGCTGCCGATCGCCGCGCTGCTCTCGCTGATCAGCGTCCCGGTCACCGCGAACGCGGGGGACTGGCTCCGGCAGCGGATGGGCGGCGGTAGCCCGCAGGTCGCGCAGCACGCCCACTTCGCCGACCAGCTGCTGCCCTGGACCATCGGCCTGTTCGTGGTGTCGGTCGCGGTCTGGGCCGTGCACCGGTTCGTGCCCGCGGCCCGCTCGGGCTCGAGCAAGACCGCGCTCACCGTCGGGCTGGCCGTGCTGGCGGTGGTCGTCGCGGTCGGATCCGTCTACGCGACGTACCGGGTCGGTGACTCCGGGGCGAAGGCCGCCTGGGACGGCGTGATCGCGGCAGAATAGGTGCTCACGGTGGCAGGAGGTAGCAGTGGACGAGCAGCGGGGCCAGGCGCGGCGGTCGAGCGGATCGCTGGAGCGTGCCGTGCTCGAGGTCCTGGCCAACTCGTCCGGGCCGCTCACGGTCCCGGAGGTCCGGGACGCCCTCTCGGTCGAACTCGCGTACACCACCGTGCAGACCGCACTGGTCCGGCTGCACACCAAGGGCGTGTTAGCGCGGGAGCGCTCCGGCCGGTCGTTCGCGTACCGGCCGGTGGAGACCCCGGAAGCCATGCAGGTGGGCGCCGCCGCCCGGCGGATGCGCAAGATTCTGGACTCCGGCGGCGACCGGCGCGGTGTCCTCGCCCGGTTCGTCGCTGATCTCAGCCACGAGGACGAGGCGATCCTGGCGGACCTGCTGGCCGAGACGGAGCCGGAATGAACTGGGAGACGCTGAACTGGTTCGGGGTGAGCTGCTGGCTGCTCGCGGCGGTACTGCCGTGGGCGGTGGCGGCGATCGTCGGCCTGGCGGCACCGGACCTGGTCCGCCGCGTCCACCCGGCGACGGCCACCTGGAGCCTGACGCTCGTCGCGCTCGGGGTGGCCACCGCGACCGCGATCGGGGCGGGCGCCGCGGCCGTGGCGTTGCTGCGCCCTCTGCTCTGGGAGGCGCCGCTGCCCGACGGCTACGGGCTGCACACGCCCGGCCGGGTCGCGGTCGTGCTGCTCGTCGGGTTGCCGCTGCTCGCCGCCGCCGCGGCGGTGGTCCCGGTCGCCTGGTCGGCGGTCCGTGACCTGCTGGCCGCGAAGGACACCTGGGGCCGCGCGCGCCCGGTCGACGGCGTCCTCATCGTCGACGACCCCGACCCGGAGGCGTACGCGGTGCCCGGCCGGCCGGGGCTGGTCGTGATGCACACCGGCCTGCTCGAGGTGCTGGCGCCGGGCGAGCAGGAGGTCGTGCTCGCCCACGAGCGGTCGCACCTGCGCCGCCGCCACTACGCCCACGTGCTGCTCGTCCGGGTGACCACGTGGTTGAACCCGCTGCTCCGGCCGCTCGTCGCGTCGGTCACCGAGCAGGTCGAACGCTGGGCCGACGAGGACGCCGCCCGCGAGGTGGGGGACCGCACGGTCGCCGCCCGTGCGATCGCGAAGGCCGCGCTGGCCCGGTCGGCCGTCCGGTCGGGGCGGTCGCCGGTGGTGCGCCGCACGCCGCAACCGGTGCTCCGAGCCACCACGGGCGACGCGACCGCCCGCGCCACCGCGCTGATGACACCGCCGCTGCCGGCCGGTCGCCCGCTGCTGGCGCTGGTCATCGTGCTCGCGCTGGCGCTGCCGATCCACTCCGGGTGGGGCGCGCGTGCGGTCGAGAGCCTCTACCGGTCCGCGTGCGCGCAGATCTCGGAGCAGGTCAGGCCAGACGACGGCCGGTGACTCGCTCGGCGCTGATCCGCAGCACGTGATCGCGTTCGTCGCTCGTCCACGACTGCAGCGGCAGTGCCCGGATCCGGGCGCGCTCGGCCTCGTCGGTGACCTCGCTGACCCGTCCGACCACGGTCACGCTCCAGCCGGTTCGGGACGTCTCGTCGACCCGGTCGGCGTGGAACGCCAGCACCGTGCCGTCGCTGACCCGCGCCAGCACCGAGCCGCTCGCGACCGACAACACCACGCTGTCGCCGTCCACCCGGAAGTTCACCGGCAGGATCTCGGGCAGCGCCCGCGCGTTGAACACCACCTGGCCCACCGGCACGCTCGCGAGCAGGGCGAGGCACTCGTGGTGGTCGAGTGCGGCGAGCGCACGGTGGAGAGTGTCCATGGTGACGAGTGTGCGTCGCGCCGGCGGCCCGCCCCAGGGCCGGAAGTCCCGTCCCGGCGAAAGCGAACAGTGGGTGAACAGGACGTGAGCACCCTTACTGCCCCCGGGCAACTCTCGACACGGCGCGTAACACTCGATTCATGGTGGTCATGGCGTGCGAGTTCGGAATCGAGCTTTCGCGGGACTTGGCGCGGGTGCTGCTCCCGCCGCCGGCCGAGCGGTGGTTCCACACCGCCGGAGTGGCCGCCCGCGCGAGACAGCTCGCCTCCGCCGTCGACCAGGAAGACCGCGACCTGCTCGTGGCTGCGGCCTGGTTGCACGACATCGGCTACGCCGACCAGGTCCGCGACACCGGCTTCCACCCGCTCGACGGAGCACGCTACCTCGACCGGTTAGGTCTCCCCAAGCGTCTGACCAGCCTGGTCGCCCATCATTCCGGCGCACGGTTCGTCGCCGAAGCGCGGGGGCTCGGCGCCGCGATGGCCGACTTCCCGGTAGAGGTCTCGCTGGTCTCGGACGCGCTCACCTACGCCGACCAGACCGTCGGCCCGCACGGGCGGCCGTACAGCGTCGACAAGCGCATGGCCGAGATGCTCGGACGGCACGGCCCGGACTCCCCGCAGGCGCGGGCGCACCGGGCTCGCGCCCCGTACCTACGCGGGGTCGCGAGCCGGATGGAGAACGTGTTACGGCTCGTGACTGTCGGTGATCAGTAGAGCCAGCGGTGGCCGTCGATCACGTCCTCGATCGACCGGTCCTGTGCCCAGAGGTGGTCCGAGCGCCGCACGGCCGCGAACGCGCCGGCCAGCTCCGGGCCGAGCACCGCGGCGATGCGCGGGTTCTCCTGCAGCGCGCCGAGTTGTTCGTCGGTGCTGATCGGCAGCCGCCGGATGTTCTGGCTCGAGCGCCGCTCCTCCGGCCAGGTGCCGACGTCCTCCTGGATCGGCTCCGGCAGTTCCAGCTTCTCCTCGATGCCGGCCAGGCCCGCGCCGATCACCACGGCCAGTGCCAGGTACGGGTTGGCCGACGCGTCGGACGGCGTGAGCTCGATGTTGGCGTGCGACGGGCCGAGCATCGAGGTCGACGGCAGGAAGCGCAGCGGAGCCTCCCGGTTCCCGATCCCCCAGAACGCGTAGGCGCCCGCGAACGCGCTCGGCCGCAGCCGGGTCAGCGACGGGACGCTCGGAGCGCTCACGGCGGCGATGGCCGGCAGGTCGCGGAGCAGCCCGGCCAGGTAGCCCGCGCCCTCCTCGGAGAGGCCGTGCGGACCGTCGCCGTTCATCAGCAGGTTCTTGTTCCGCCGCCACGGCGAGCTGTGCAGCCGCCAGACGTTGCCGATCCCCGCGACGTCGACCACCGGCGCGAAGCTGGCCCGCAGCCCCTGGGCACGGGCGGCCGCGTGGATGGTCTGCCGGGCGAGCATCTGGCGGTCGGCCGCACTGACCGGGTCGGTCGCGGTGATCGTGACCTTCAACCGGGACTGGCCGTGCTCGGCGTGCAGCTGCCCCACCGGGACGCCGTCGGCGTTGAGATCGGAGAGCAGTTGGGCGACGAACTCGTCGACCCGGAGCAGCGCGGTGGGGCTGTACGCGGGTCCGCGGTGCGCGGGGGTGAGCTCGGCGTCCTTGCAGAGGTAGAACTCGAGTTCGTAGCCGGCGCGGACGGCGATCCCGGCGTCCTGGGCGCGTTCCACCTGTCGTTCCAGCACCGAGCGCTGGTCGTAGGGCGTGGGGAGGCCGTCGGCGCCGAGCTGGCGGCCCGGGGCCCAGGCGAACGCCGGCTGGCCCTTGAGCCGCACCAGGCGGTCGATGACCGGCACCAGCCGCACCTCACCGGAGGGTGTGGACAGGTCCTGGTGGGAGAACGTGGTGCCGTCGTGGGAGTCGAGGACCGCGAACAGCGACGTGAGGCCGACGCCGTAGCGGGAGCAGCTGGCCAGCTGGTCGATCGGCACGATCTGGGACCGCGGGATGCCGTTGTTGTCCGCCCACACGATCGTCACGCCGATCACACCGGCGTTCGCGAGCTCCTCGGCGGCACGCGCCCAGAGCTCCTCCGGGGTCGGGATGGCCGGGGGGCTCATGGTGCTGAGAGCCATGCTCACTCCTCGCTTGCCGCCGATAACCGCCTAAAAAACCCAAAACTTAAGAAAACAGTAGTACGGGACAAGCTCGGACAGTCAAGCGAGGTTCCCGGTTTTCCGGGTTAGGCTGCCCTTAGTAGCGAGCAGAGAGAGGTTCCGGATGACCCAGCCCCGCCGGAAGCGGTCGATTCGATCGGCGACCGTGTTGCGAACCGAGCAGCTCACCCCGCACATGGTCCGGGTGGTGCTCGGCGGCGAGGGACTCGCCGAGTTCCCGGCCGGCGAGTTCAGCGACCATTACGTCAAGCTGATGTTCCCGCAGGACGGCGTCGACTACCCCGAGCCGTTCGACATGGACGTGGTGCGCGAGACGCTCCCGCGCGAGACCTGGCCGCGGGTACGCACCTACACCGTCCGCAGCTGGGACGCCGAGACCGGCGAGCTGGCGATCGACTTCGTCGTGCACGGTGACGAAGGCGTGGCCGGTCCGTGGGCCGCCGCGGCGAAACCCGGCGACCGGCTGCTGTTCATGGGCCCCGGCGGAGCGTACGTGCCGACCGAGGACGCCGACTGGCACCTCCTGGTCGGCGACGAGGCCGCGCTACCGGCGATCGCCGCGTCGCTCGAGCGGGTGCCGGCCGGGAAACCCGCGTACGCGTTCATCGAGGTCGCCGGGCCGGAGGAAGAGCAGAAACTCGGTACCGACGCCGACGCGCACGTCGTCTGGCTGCACCGCGGTGACCGGCCGGTCGGCGACGCGCTGGTCGAGGCGGTACGCGCCCTCGAGTTCCCCGCCGGTGCGCCGCTGGCGTTCGTGCACGGTGAGGCCAACTTCGTCAAGGAGCTGCGCCGGTACCTCCGCGTCGAGCGGGGCGTCGAGCGGGAGCAGCTGTCGATCTCCGGCTACTGGCGCCGCGGGCGCGACGAGGACGGCTGGCAGTCCTCGAAGGCCGAGTTCAACGCGCGGATCGAGGAGGAGGAAGCCCAGGCGCTTGCTACTTCCCCAGGAAAATGACGGTGATCGGCACGTTGCGTGAGTCGAGCGCCATGTCGGCGCCGACCGCGCGGTAGCCGCACCTCAGCGCCCCGCTGGACTGCGCGCGGACGGTCTTGTCGGTGGACTTGGTGAAGCCGACCCGGGCCGCCTCGTTCGGTGACTCGGCGCCGAGCACGATCGCTTCCAGAACGTTGCGCCGGTACCCGGCGGCCCGGGCCCGCTTGCCCGGGTCGCTGTCGTCGGGGCCGATCAGCTTGAGGTAGCCGGTCCGGATCATCGAGGCCAGGTGCGCCCTCGACGCCTTCTGCAGCGTCGCGGAGTAGGTGACCTCGTCGCAGCCCATCGAGGTCAGCGACTTGTTGATCGAGGCCAGCACGGCCCGGTTCGTGGCGTCGCCCGCCGCTGGTGGGCCGACCGGTTTCGACGGCGTCGGCGACCCGGACGGCCGGGCCCCGTCGGGTGTGCCGCCGGGGGCCGCCGGGGCGATCGGCGCCGCCGGGTCCGCGCTCGGCGGTGCGTCGTCGGGCGCGCCGGGACTCGGGGTGGGTGCGTCGAGGGCGGTGCCCTGGGTGTCCGACGGGGAGTCCGACGTGCCGTAGCGGCCGAGTTCACTGGTGAGCAGGGCCCCCAGCACGAGCACGAGCGCGACGAACCCCGCGGCGATCGTGCCCACTCCGGTGAATCTGCGCCGGGACCCGGAATAGATGTCGGGCCGGCTGGCGTGGTTTCCGTACGTCGACCCGAACATTGCTCACCCCTCGACCGGCCGTCGTGTCGAAATCACGGATCTTTGTGCGCAGGGGTTCACATCCGGCCCGGGATTCCCGTTCATTTTTGAGCAGTTGCACGATCACGTGGTCCGAGCGGCGGCTCGCACGAACAGTGAATGAACACACGTTCGCCGAGGTGAATCCGGGTGTCCGGAGCGAGTCCACCGGGTCGGCGGCTACTACGCTTCAAGGGTGTTGACGTCGAAAGACGCCTAGGAGGCGACCGTGTCGTTCCCCACCCACGCCGGGGAGTTCGCGCTCGGCACGTTCGCCCACGTCGGTGGCCGTCCGTTCCCCGGCCTCGTCGTCGACGGGCGGGTGCGTGACGTCTCCGCGCTCGGTCGCACGGTCCGTGACCTGCTCGTCGACTGGGACTCGACGCTCACGTCGCTGCGCCGGCTGGCCGCGGACCCGCGTGGTGACTGGCGGGGCGGCGACACGCTGCTGGTGCTGCCGCCGCTCGAACCGGGGCAGATCCTGCAGAGCGGCGCCAACTACCGGCAGCACGTGATCGACCTGGTCGCCGCGGAACGGGAGGCCGCGAACGGCGCGACGCCGGAGGAGGCCAGAGCCGACGCCGCCGCGATGATGGACGCCAGAGCCGAGAGCGGCACCCCGTACCTGTTCCTCGGCTCGCCGCGGGCGATGTGCGGCGCCTTCGACGACGTCGTGCTGCCCCGGGAAGGCGAGCAGCACGACTGGGAGCTCGAGCTCGCGCTGGTGATCGGCAGGCCCGGCCGGCGCATCCCGCGGTCGGAGGCGATGTCGCACGTCGCGGCGTACACGATGAGCAACGACATCACGACGCGCGACCGGCTCTACCGCCCCGACCTGAAGGCGATCGGCACCGACTGGTTCGTCGCCAAGAATGCGATGACGTTCCTGCCGACCGGCCCGTTCCTGGTGCCGGCGGAGTTCGTCGGTGACCCGATGCGGCTGCGGATCCGCCTCGAGCACAACGGCGTGGTGCGGCAGGACGAGTCGACCAAGGACATGATCTTCGACGTCGCCCGGCTGATCGAGTACGCGTCGACGATCACCGAGCTCCGGCCGGGTGACCTGCTGCTGACCGGCTCACCGGCCGGCAACGGCGCCCACTGGGACGTCTTCCTGAAGCCGGGCGACGTGCTGGAGTGCTCGATCACTGGGCTCGGAGCGCAGCGCAATACCTGCGTCGCTGAGGATTAACACCCATCTCCGGGCTAATCCTTCGGGTCTGTCACCAGGTGTACCACTTCTCCATGGGGATCAACGCGTACATCGGCTGTCCGGATCTGCAGTGCGACTACCGGGTGCGGTTCCACGCCCCGGACGTCACCTCCCCGCCGGATTCGCTCATCGAGGCGTGGACGCAGCTGCTCTGGGTCGAACACCCGCTGCATCCCCGTTCGCTCCCGCGCCACCGGAGCCAGACCGTTCCGGCCCGCCCCACGCATTGAGAGAGCCGGGTCGAGAGGCGTCGCGGTCGGCTTCCAAAATGGCCGGTGGTCGCATACTGTAGACAAAAGCCCACGTCGAGTGGGGAGCGTCCGTGACCCTGGTGGAACCCCACACGAGTACCACGAACTGGTACGAAGCCCGTGCCCGCGCACGGGGGTGCGCAAACCCCCGGCCGGCTGAGACCGTTCCGCTCGGATCGGCGATCGGCCGGGTGCTCGCCGACGCCGTCCACTCGCGAACGATGGTGCCCGGGTTCGACACCGCGGCGATGGACGGGTACGCGGTCGCCGGGAGCGGGCCGTGGCGGATCGCCGGGCGGGTGCTCGCCGGCACGGCCGACCCCGGCCGGGTCGAGGCGGGCGCCGCGGTGGAGATCGCGACCGGTGCCCCGGTCCCCGACGGCACGTCGGCCGTGATCCCGTACGAGGAGACCGCCGTGGCCGGGGGCGTGCTCGAGGCACCGGCGCCCCAGCGGCGGCACATCCGGCGCGCCGGGGAGGACCTGCGCCGCGGCGACGTGCTCGCGGACGCCGGCCGGGAGCTCACCCCCACGTTGTCGGGCCTGCTCGCGCAGGGCGGCGCCGACACGGTCGCGGTGCGGCGCCGGCCGGTGGTGCGGATCGTGGTCACCGGCGACGAGGTCGTCCAGGCCGGGTTGCCGCAGGCCGGGCAGGTGCGCGACGCGCTCGGCCCGATGGTGGTGGCGCTGATCGAGGCGGCCGGAGCGGCCCCACCGTCGCTGGTGCCGGTGCCGGACGAATTCTCGCGGCTGCGCGAGGCGTTGGTCCGGGAGGGACCGGACGTGCTCGTGGTGACCGGTTCCTCATCGGTCGGCCGGGCCGATCACCTGCACGCCGTGCTCGCCGAGCTGGGCGCGGCGTTGCTCGTCGACGGGGTCGCGTGCCGGCCAGGGCATCCTCAGCTGCTGGCGTCGCTGCCTGGTGGGCGGTGGGTGGTCGGGCTCCCTGGTAACCCGTTCGCGGGCCTGGTCGGAGCGCTCACGCTGCTGGTCCCCCTGCTCGACGGCCTGCTCGGCCGG contains:
- a CDS encoding siderophore-interacting protein; this translates as MTQPRRKRSIRSATVLRTEQLTPHMVRVVLGGEGLAEFPAGEFSDHYVKLMFPQDGVDYPEPFDMDVVRETLPRETWPRVRTYTVRSWDAETGELAIDFVVHGDEGVAGPWAAAAKPGDRLLFMGPGGAYVPTEDADWHLLVGDEAALPAIAASLERVPAGKPAYAFIEVAGPEEEQKLGTDADAHVVWLHRGDRPVGDALVEAVRALEFPAGAPLAFVHGEANFVKELRRYLRVERGVEREQLSISGYWRRGRDEDGWQSSKAEFNARIEEEEAQALATSPGK
- a CDS encoding molybdopterin molybdotransferase MoeA, translated to MEPHTSTTNWYEARARARGCANPRPAETVPLGSAIGRVLADAVHSRTMVPGFDTAAMDGYAVAGSGPWRIAGRVLAGTADPGRVEAGAAVEIATGAPVPDGTSAVIPYEETAVAGGVLEAPAPQRRHIRRAGEDLRRGDVLADAGRELTPTLSGLLAQGGADTVAVRRRPVVRIVVTGDEVVQAGLPQAGQVRDALGPMVVALIEAAGAAPPSLVPVPDEFSRLREALVREGPDVLVVTGSSSVGRADHLHAVLAELGAALLVDGVACRPGHPQLLASLPGGRWVVGLPGNPFAGLVGALTLLVPLLDGLLGRAARPVFRLPVVGAVRAPGAITRLQPVRLGDGVAVPVADAGPARLRAAADADGVAVLEPGWEPGALAEILRF
- a CDS encoding fumarylacetoacetate hydrolase family protein, with product MSFPTHAGEFALGTFAHVGGRPFPGLVVDGRVRDVSALGRTVRDLLVDWDSTLTSLRRLAADPRGDWRGGDTLLVLPPLEPGQILQSGANYRQHVIDLVAAEREAANGATPEEARADAAAMMDARAESGTPYLFLGSPRAMCGAFDDVVLPREGEQHDWELELALVIGRPGRRIPRSEAMSHVAAYTMSNDITTRDRLYRPDLKAIGTDWFVAKNAMTFLPTGPFLVPAEFVGDPMRLRIRLEHNGVVRQDESTKDMIFDVARLIEYASTITELRPGDLLLTGSPAGNGAHWDVFLKPGDVLECSITGLGAQRNTCVAED
- a CDS encoding CAP domain-containing protein; its protein translation is MGTIAAGFVALVLVLGALLTSELGRYGTSDSPSDTQGTALDAPTPSPGAPDDAPPSADPAAPIAPAAPGGTPDGARPSGSPTPSKPVGPPAAGDATNRAVLASINKSLTSMGCDEVTYSATLQKASRAHLASMIRTGYLKLIGPDDSDPGKRARAAGYRRNVLEAIVLGAESPNEAARVGFTKSTDKTVRAQSSGALRCGYRAVGADMALDSRNVPITVIFLGK